A genomic window from Macaca mulatta isolate MMU2019108-1 chromosome 19, T2T-MMU8v2.0, whole genome shotgun sequence includes:
- the SLC6A16 gene encoding orphan sodium- and chloride-dependent neurotransmitter transporter NTT5 isoform X1 → MSSIILTLSPFTHWLQEAENYPWTYIKHFGLYFLWIRNQGAAYLDDFCSQCFMRLQSRRWLGLQSSGDLTAAGGSTSPWFTHLVLVAAHSVPVFLYLKSQQKFRVAGTWRPRRIAPDARSVQEDEPSLAEAGAAPGSLSGMKTEAQPSTSLLANTSWTGTVISDTVPGSQTWEDKGPFTWSAASGTSEAQVSAARVAEAKAWEAHVFEAQARASQPKQISVLEAATASILKQKSTYEKVQMTEKKESEVLLARPFWSSKAEYILAQVGFSMKPSCLWRFAHLWLNSGGCSFAAIYIFMLFLVGIPLVFLEMAAGQSMRQGGTGVWKIIAPWIGGVGYSSFMVCFILGLYFNVVNSWIIFYMSQSFQFPVPWEKCPLTMNSSGFDPACEQTAPSIHFWYRQTLKASDRIEDGGSPVYSLVLPFCVCWCLVGAFMINGLKSTGKVICVLVLLPYFIIIGFFIRSLLLEGAKFGLQQLVVAKISDVYNVSVWSVAGGQVLFNTGIGLGSVASLASYMPQSNNCLSDAFLVSVINLLTLLIVTSFNFSVLGFWATIITHRCCERNAEILLKLINLGKLPPDARPPLDLLDNPTSIYNTWFNGLPQHIKSMVLREVTECNIETQFLKASEGPKFVFLSFVEAMSFLPLSVFWSFIFFLMLLTMGLSSAIGIMQGIVTPLQDNFSFFRKHTKLLIVGLFLLMFACGLFFTQPSGSHFIKLLSNHWIVFPIIVIAIFETMAVSWAYGARRFLADLTILLGHPISPIYGWLWPCVCPVVLLILFVTVMVRLCMKPITYMSWDSSTSKEVLRLYPPWALLLMITLFAIVIFPIPAYFVYCLIHRIPFRPKSRDRPITASTSLSLSHQLTPSKEVQKEEILQGDETKYPSTSHVTS, encoded by the exons cacacTCCGTGCCCGTTTTCTTGTATTTGAAGAGCCAACAGAAGTTCAGAGTGGCAGGAACTTGGAGACCAAGGAGAATAGCCCCAGATGCGAG ATCTGTTCAGGAAGATGAACCCTCCCTTGCAGAAGCTGGAGCTGCCCCAGGGAGTCTGTCTGGGATGAAGACAGAGGCCCAGCCTTCGACATCCTTGCTGGCAAACACCTCGTGGACTGGCACAGTGATTTCTGACACTGTCCCAGGAAGTCAAACATGGGAAGACAAGGGTCCATTTACCTGGTCTGCGGCATCTGGGACCTCAGAGGCCCAAGTTTCAGCAGCCCGGGTTGCAGAGGCTAAGGCCTGGGAGGCTCATGTTTTTGAGGCTCAGGCCAGGGCCAGTCAGCCAAAGCAAATTTCTGTATTGGAGGCGGCAACTGCCTCAATCCTGAAACAGAAATCCACGTACGAGAAGGTGCAGatgacagagaagaaagagagtgAGGTCCTCCTTGCCCGTCCATTCTGGTCCAGCAAAGCTGAGTACATTCTGGCTCAGGTGGGCTTCTCTATGAAGCCATCTTGTCTCTGGCGCTTTGCCCACCTGTGGCTTAACAGTGGAGGCT GCAGTTTCGCCGCCATCTACATCTTCATGCTGTTCCTGGTCGGGATTCCTCTTGTCTTCCTGGAGATGGCAGCCGGTCAGAGCATGCGTCAGGGTGGCACGGGTGTATGGAAGATCATTGCCCCCTGGATTGGTGGTGTGGGGTATTCTAGCTTCATG GTGTGTTTCATCCTCGGCCTGTACTTCAATGTGGTCAATTCCTGGATCATCTTTTACATGAGCCAGTCCTTCCAGTTTCCCGTTCCATGGGAGAAATGTCCCTTAACGATGAACTCCAGTGGCTTTG ATCCTGCATGTGAACAGACAGCACCCTCCATACACTTCTGGTACCGGCAGACCTTGAAGGCCTCAGACAGAATCGAGGATGGCGGGTCACCGGTCTACAGTCTGGTCCTGCCCTTCTGTGTTTGCTGGTGTCTTGTTGGTGCTTTCATGATCAATGGGCTTAAGTCCACGGGGAAG GTGATCTGTGTCTTGGTACTGCTGCCTTATTTCATCATCATTGGTTTCTTCATCCGGAGTCTGCTGCTGGAAGGGGCAAAATTTGGCCTTCAACAGTTGGTAGTTGCCAAG ATATCGGATGTGTACAATGTGAGTGTGTGGTCTGTAGCAGGGGGTCAAGTTTTGTTTAACACAGGCATAGGCCTTGGCTCTGTTGCCTCCTTAGCCTCCTACATGCCCCAGTCCAACAACTGTCTCAGTGATGCCTTTCTCGTGTCTGTGATAAACTTGCTCACTTTGTTGATTGTCACATCTTTCAACTTCTCTGTCCTGGGCTTCTGGGCGACAATCATCACACATCGCTGCTGTGAGAG GAATGCTGAAATACTTTTAAAGCTGATAAACCTAGGGAAACTGCCTCCTGACGCCAGGCCCCCTCTCGACCTGCTTGACAACCCAACCTCCATCTACAACACCTGGTTCAATGGCCTTCCCCAGCACATCAAAAGCATGGTTCTCCGCGAGGTGACTGAATGCAACATAGAGACTCAGTTTCTTAAG GCTAGCGAGGGCCCAAAGTTTGTATTCCTGTCTTTTGTTGAAGCCatgtccttccttcctctgtctgTCTTCTGGTCTTTTATCTTCTTCCTGATGTTGCTGACCATGGGGCTGAGCAGCGCAATAGGGATTATGCAGGGCATCGTTACTCCACTCCAGGACAACTTCTCTTTCTTCAGGAAACATACAAAGCTGCTCATAG TGGGACTCTTTCTGCTCATGTTCGCGTGCGGCCTCTTCTTCACTCAACCTTCAGGCAGCCACTTCATCAAACTGCTGAGTAACCACTGGATAGTCTTCCCCATCATCGTCATTGCCATATTTGAAACCATGGCTGTATCCTGGGCCTATGGGGCCAGGAG GTTCCTTGCAGACCTGACGATCCTGTTGGGCCACCCCATCTCTCCCATCTATGGTTGGCTGTGGCCTTGTGTGTGTCCAGTTGTGCTGCTTATCCTGTTTGTGACCGTGATGGTTCGTCTTTGTATGAAGCCGATCACCTACATGTCCTGGGACTCAAGCACT TCAAAAGAGGTGCTTCGACTATACCCACCATGGGCACTGCTCTTGATGATCACCCTTTTTGCCATTGTCATCTTCCCCATCCCTGCATACTTTGTATACTGCCTCATACATAGGATTCCCTTCAGGCCCAAGAGCAGAGACAGGCCTATTACAGCCTCCACATCCCTATCCCTAAGTCACCAGCTAACACCCAGTAAAGAGgttcaaaaggaagaaattctaCAAGGTGATGAAACAAAGTACCCATCAACCTCTCATGTGACTTCTTAA
- the SLC6A16 gene encoding orphan sodium- and chloride-dependent neurotransmitter transporter NTT5 isoform X4, with translation MKTEAQPSTSLLANTSWTGTVISDTVPGSQTWEDKGPFTWSAASGTSEAQVSAARVAEAKAWEAHVFEAQARASQPKQISVLEAATASILKQKSTYEKVQMTEKKESEVLLARPFWSSKAEYILAQVGFSMKPSCLWRFAHLWLNSGGCSFAAIYIFMLFLVGIPLVFLEMAAGQSMRQGGTGVWKIIAPWIGGVGYSSFMVCFILGLYFNVVNSWIIFYMSQSFQFPVPWEKCPLTMNSSGFDPACEQTAPSIHFWYRQTLKASDRIEDGGSPVYSLVLPFCVCWCLVGAFMINGLKSTGKVICVLVLLPYFIIIGFFIRSLLLEGAKFGLQQLVVAKISDVYNVSVWSVAGGQVLFNTGIGLGSVASLASYMPQSNNCLSDAFLVSVINLLTLLIVTSFNFSVLGFWATIITHRCCERNAEILLKLINLGKLPPDARPPLDLLDNPTSIYNTWFNGLPQHIKSMVLREVTECNIETQFLKASEGPKFVFLSFVEAMSFLPLSVFWSFIFFLMLLTMGLSSAIGIMQGIVTPLQDNFSFFRKHTKLLIVGLFLLMFACGLFFTQPSGSHFIKLLSNHWIVFPIIVIAIFETMAVSWAYGARRFLADLTILLGHPISPIYGWLWPCVCPVVLLILFVTVMVRLCMKPITYMSWDSSTSKEVLRLYPPWALLLMITLFAIVIFPIPAYFVYCLIHRIPFRPKSRDRPITASTSLSLSHQLTPSKEVQKEEILQGDETKYPSTSHVTS, from the exons ATGAAGACAGAGGCCCAGCCTTCGACATCCTTGCTGGCAAACACCTCGTGGACTGGCACAGTGATTTCTGACACTGTCCCAGGAAGTCAAACATGGGAAGACAAGGGTCCATTTACCTGGTCTGCGGCATCTGGGACCTCAGAGGCCCAAGTTTCAGCAGCCCGGGTTGCAGAGGCTAAGGCCTGGGAGGCTCATGTTTTTGAGGCTCAGGCCAGGGCCAGTCAGCCAAAGCAAATTTCTGTATTGGAGGCGGCAACTGCCTCAATCCTGAAACAGAAATCCACGTACGAGAAGGTGCAGatgacagagaagaaagagagtgAGGTCCTCCTTGCCCGTCCATTCTGGTCCAGCAAAGCTGAGTACATTCTGGCTCAGGTGGGCTTCTCTATGAAGCCATCTTGTCTCTGGCGCTTTGCCCACCTGTGGCTTAACAGTGGAGGCT GCAGTTTCGCCGCCATCTACATCTTCATGCTGTTCCTGGTCGGGATTCCTCTTGTCTTCCTGGAGATGGCAGCCGGTCAGAGCATGCGTCAGGGTGGCACGGGTGTATGGAAGATCATTGCCCCCTGGATTGGTGGTGTGGGGTATTCTAGCTTCATG GTGTGTTTCATCCTCGGCCTGTACTTCAATGTGGTCAATTCCTGGATCATCTTTTACATGAGCCAGTCCTTCCAGTTTCCCGTTCCATGGGAGAAATGTCCCTTAACGATGAACTCCAGTGGCTTTG ATCCTGCATGTGAACAGACAGCACCCTCCATACACTTCTGGTACCGGCAGACCTTGAAGGCCTCAGACAGAATCGAGGATGGCGGGTCACCGGTCTACAGTCTGGTCCTGCCCTTCTGTGTTTGCTGGTGTCTTGTTGGTGCTTTCATGATCAATGGGCTTAAGTCCACGGGGAAG GTGATCTGTGTCTTGGTACTGCTGCCTTATTTCATCATCATTGGTTTCTTCATCCGGAGTCTGCTGCTGGAAGGGGCAAAATTTGGCCTTCAACAGTTGGTAGTTGCCAAG ATATCGGATGTGTACAATGTGAGTGTGTGGTCTGTAGCAGGGGGTCAAGTTTTGTTTAACACAGGCATAGGCCTTGGCTCTGTTGCCTCCTTAGCCTCCTACATGCCCCAGTCCAACAACTGTCTCAGTGATGCCTTTCTCGTGTCTGTGATAAACTTGCTCACTTTGTTGATTGTCACATCTTTCAACTTCTCTGTCCTGGGCTTCTGGGCGACAATCATCACACATCGCTGCTGTGAGAG GAATGCTGAAATACTTTTAAAGCTGATAAACCTAGGGAAACTGCCTCCTGACGCCAGGCCCCCTCTCGACCTGCTTGACAACCCAACCTCCATCTACAACACCTGGTTCAATGGCCTTCCCCAGCACATCAAAAGCATGGTTCTCCGCGAGGTGACTGAATGCAACATAGAGACTCAGTTTCTTAAG GCTAGCGAGGGCCCAAAGTTTGTATTCCTGTCTTTTGTTGAAGCCatgtccttccttcctctgtctgTCTTCTGGTCTTTTATCTTCTTCCTGATGTTGCTGACCATGGGGCTGAGCAGCGCAATAGGGATTATGCAGGGCATCGTTACTCCACTCCAGGACAACTTCTCTTTCTTCAGGAAACATACAAAGCTGCTCATAG TGGGACTCTTTCTGCTCATGTTCGCGTGCGGCCTCTTCTTCACTCAACCTTCAGGCAGCCACTTCATCAAACTGCTGAGTAACCACTGGATAGTCTTCCCCATCATCGTCATTGCCATATTTGAAACCATGGCTGTATCCTGGGCCTATGGGGCCAGGAG GTTCCTTGCAGACCTGACGATCCTGTTGGGCCACCCCATCTCTCCCATCTATGGTTGGCTGTGGCCTTGTGTGTGTCCAGTTGTGCTGCTTATCCTGTTTGTGACCGTGATGGTTCGTCTTTGTATGAAGCCGATCACCTACATGTCCTGGGACTCAAGCACT TCAAAAGAGGTGCTTCGACTATACCCACCATGGGCACTGCTCTTGATGATCACCCTTTTTGCCATTGTCATCTTCCCCATCCCTGCATACTTTGTATACTGCCTCATACATAGGATTCCCTTCAGGCCCAAGAGCAGAGACAGGCCTATTACAGCCTCCACATCCCTATCCCTAAGTCACCAGCTAACACCCAGTAAAGAGgttcaaaaggaagaaattctaCAAGGTGATGAAACAAAGTACCCATCAACCTCTCATGTGACTTCTTAA
- the SLC6A16 gene encoding orphan sodium- and chloride-dependent neurotransmitter transporter NTT5 isoform X6, with product MKTEAQPSTSLLANTSWTGTVISDTVPGSQTWEDKGPFTWSAASGTSEAQVSAARVAEAQARASQPKQISVLEAATASILKQKSTYEKVQMTEKKESEVLLARPFWSSKAEYILAQVGFSMKPSCLWRFAHLWLNSGGCSFAAIYIFMLFLVGIPLVFLEMAAGQSMRQGGTGVWKIIAPWIGGVGYSSFMVCFILGLYFNVVNSWIIFYMSQSFQFPVPWEKCPLTMNSSGFDPACEQTAPSIHFWYRQTLKASDRIEDGGSPVYSLVLPFCVCWCLVGAFMINGLKSTGKVICVLVLLPYFIIIGFFIRSLLLEGAKFGLQQLVVAKISDVYNVSVWSVAGGQVLFNTGIGLGSVASLASYMPQSNNCLSDAFLVSVINLLTLLIVTSFNFSVLGFWATIITHRCCERNAEILLKLINLGKLPPDARPPLDLLDNPTSIYNTWFNGLPQHIKSMVLREVTECNIETQFLKASEGPKFVFLSFVEAMSFLPLSVFWSFIFFLMLLTMGLSSAIGIMQGIVTPLQDNFSFFRKHTKLLIVGLFLLMFACGLFFTQPSGSHFIKLLSNHWIVFPIIVIAIFETMAVSWAYGARRFLADLTILLGHPISPIYGWLWPCVCPVVLLILFVTVMVRLCMKPITYMSWDSSTSKEVLRLYPPWALLLMITLFAIVIFPIPAYFVYCLIHRIPFRPKSRDRPITASTSLSLSHQLTPSKEVQKEEILQGDETKYPSTSHVTS from the exons ATGAAGACAGAGGCCCAGCCTTCGACATCCTTGCTGGCAAACACCTCGTGGACTGGCACAGTGATTTCTGACACTGTCCCAGGAAGTCAAACATGGGAAGACAAGGGTCCATTTACCTGGTCTGCGGCATCTGGGACCTCAGAGGCCCAAGTTTCAGCAGCCCGGGTTGCAGAG GCTCAGGCCAGGGCCAGTCAGCCAAAGCAAATTTCTGTATTGGAGGCGGCAACTGCCTCAATCCTGAAACAGAAATCCACGTACGAGAAGGTGCAGatgacagagaagaaagagagtgAGGTCCTCCTTGCCCGTCCATTCTGGTCCAGCAAAGCTGAGTACATTCTGGCTCAGGTGGGCTTCTCTATGAAGCCATCTTGTCTCTGGCGCTTTGCCCACCTGTGGCTTAACAGTGGAGGCT GCAGTTTCGCCGCCATCTACATCTTCATGCTGTTCCTGGTCGGGATTCCTCTTGTCTTCCTGGAGATGGCAGCCGGTCAGAGCATGCGTCAGGGTGGCACGGGTGTATGGAAGATCATTGCCCCCTGGATTGGTGGTGTGGGGTATTCTAGCTTCATG GTGTGTTTCATCCTCGGCCTGTACTTCAATGTGGTCAATTCCTGGATCATCTTTTACATGAGCCAGTCCTTCCAGTTTCCCGTTCCATGGGAGAAATGTCCCTTAACGATGAACTCCAGTGGCTTTG ATCCTGCATGTGAACAGACAGCACCCTCCATACACTTCTGGTACCGGCAGACCTTGAAGGCCTCAGACAGAATCGAGGATGGCGGGTCACCGGTCTACAGTCTGGTCCTGCCCTTCTGTGTTTGCTGGTGTCTTGTTGGTGCTTTCATGATCAATGGGCTTAAGTCCACGGGGAAG GTGATCTGTGTCTTGGTACTGCTGCCTTATTTCATCATCATTGGTTTCTTCATCCGGAGTCTGCTGCTGGAAGGGGCAAAATTTGGCCTTCAACAGTTGGTAGTTGCCAAG ATATCGGATGTGTACAATGTGAGTGTGTGGTCTGTAGCAGGGGGTCAAGTTTTGTTTAACACAGGCATAGGCCTTGGCTCTGTTGCCTCCTTAGCCTCCTACATGCCCCAGTCCAACAACTGTCTCAGTGATGCCTTTCTCGTGTCTGTGATAAACTTGCTCACTTTGTTGATTGTCACATCTTTCAACTTCTCTGTCCTGGGCTTCTGGGCGACAATCATCACACATCGCTGCTGTGAGAG GAATGCTGAAATACTTTTAAAGCTGATAAACCTAGGGAAACTGCCTCCTGACGCCAGGCCCCCTCTCGACCTGCTTGACAACCCAACCTCCATCTACAACACCTGGTTCAATGGCCTTCCCCAGCACATCAAAAGCATGGTTCTCCGCGAGGTGACTGAATGCAACATAGAGACTCAGTTTCTTAAG GCTAGCGAGGGCCCAAAGTTTGTATTCCTGTCTTTTGTTGAAGCCatgtccttccttcctctgtctgTCTTCTGGTCTTTTATCTTCTTCCTGATGTTGCTGACCATGGGGCTGAGCAGCGCAATAGGGATTATGCAGGGCATCGTTACTCCACTCCAGGACAACTTCTCTTTCTTCAGGAAACATACAAAGCTGCTCATAG TGGGACTCTTTCTGCTCATGTTCGCGTGCGGCCTCTTCTTCACTCAACCTTCAGGCAGCCACTTCATCAAACTGCTGAGTAACCACTGGATAGTCTTCCCCATCATCGTCATTGCCATATTTGAAACCATGGCTGTATCCTGGGCCTATGGGGCCAGGAG GTTCCTTGCAGACCTGACGATCCTGTTGGGCCACCCCATCTCTCCCATCTATGGTTGGCTGTGGCCTTGTGTGTGTCCAGTTGTGCTGCTTATCCTGTTTGTGACCGTGATGGTTCGTCTTTGTATGAAGCCGATCACCTACATGTCCTGGGACTCAAGCACT TCAAAAGAGGTGCTTCGACTATACCCACCATGGGCACTGCTCTTGATGATCACCCTTTTTGCCATTGTCATCTTCCCCATCCCTGCATACTTTGTATACTGCCTCATACATAGGATTCCCTTCAGGCCCAAGAGCAGAGACAGGCCTATTACAGCCTCCACATCCCTATCCCTAAGTCACCAGCTAACACCCAGTAAAGAGgttcaaaaggaagaaattctaCAAGGTGATGAAACAAAGTACCCATCAACCTCTCATGTGACTTCTTAA
- the SLC6A16 gene encoding orphan sodium- and chloride-dependent neurotransmitter transporter NTT5 isoform X8, which produces MKTEAQPSTSLLANTSWTGTVISDTVPGSQTWEDKGPFTWSAASGTSEAQVSAARVAEAKAWEAHVFEAQARASQPKQISVLEAATASILKQKSTYEKVQMTEKKESEVLLARPFWSSKAEYILAQVGFSMKPSCLWRFAHLWLNSGGCSFAAIYIFMLFLVGIPLVFLEMAAGQSMRQGGTGVWKIIAPWIGGVGYSSFMVCFILGLYFNVVNSWIIFYMSQSFQFPVPWEKCPLTMNSSGFDPACEQTAPSIHFWYRQTLKASDRIEDGGSPVYSLVLPFCVCWCLVGAFMINGLKSTGKISDVYNVSVWSVAGGQVLFNTGIGLGSVASLASYMPQSNNCLSDAFLVSVINLLTLLIVTSFNFSVLGFWATIITHRCCERNAEILLKLINLGKLPPDARPPLDLLDNPTSIYNTWFNGLPQHIKSMVLREVTECNIETQFLKASEGPKFVFLSFVEAMSFLPLSVFWSFIFFLMLLTMGLSSAIGIMQGIVTPLQDNFSFFRKHTKLLIVGLFLLMFACGLFFTQPSGSHFIKLLSNHWIVFPIIVIAIFETMAVSWAYGARRFLADLTILLGHPISPIYGWLWPCVCPVVLLILFVTVMVRLCMKPITYMSWDSSTSKEVLRLYPPWALLLMITLFAIVIFPIPAYFVYCLIHRIPFRPKSRDRPITASTSLSLSHQLTPSKEVQKEEILQGDETKYPSTSHVTS; this is translated from the exons ATGAAGACAGAGGCCCAGCCTTCGACATCCTTGCTGGCAAACACCTCGTGGACTGGCACAGTGATTTCTGACACTGTCCCAGGAAGTCAAACATGGGAAGACAAGGGTCCATTTACCTGGTCTGCGGCATCTGGGACCTCAGAGGCCCAAGTTTCAGCAGCCCGGGTTGCAGAGGCTAAGGCCTGGGAGGCTCATGTTTTTGAGGCTCAGGCCAGGGCCAGTCAGCCAAAGCAAATTTCTGTATTGGAGGCGGCAACTGCCTCAATCCTGAAACAGAAATCCACGTACGAGAAGGTGCAGatgacagagaagaaagagagtgAGGTCCTCCTTGCCCGTCCATTCTGGTCCAGCAAAGCTGAGTACATTCTGGCTCAGGTGGGCTTCTCTATGAAGCCATCTTGTCTCTGGCGCTTTGCCCACCTGTGGCTTAACAGTGGAGGCT GCAGTTTCGCCGCCATCTACATCTTCATGCTGTTCCTGGTCGGGATTCCTCTTGTCTTCCTGGAGATGGCAGCCGGTCAGAGCATGCGTCAGGGTGGCACGGGTGTATGGAAGATCATTGCCCCCTGGATTGGTGGTGTGGGGTATTCTAGCTTCATG GTGTGTTTCATCCTCGGCCTGTACTTCAATGTGGTCAATTCCTGGATCATCTTTTACATGAGCCAGTCCTTCCAGTTTCCCGTTCCATGGGAGAAATGTCCCTTAACGATGAACTCCAGTGGCTTTG ATCCTGCATGTGAACAGACAGCACCCTCCATACACTTCTGGTACCGGCAGACCTTGAAGGCCTCAGACAGAATCGAGGATGGCGGGTCACCGGTCTACAGTCTGGTCCTGCCCTTCTGTGTTTGCTGGTGTCTTGTTGGTGCTTTCATGATCAATGGGCTTAAGTCCACGGGGAAG ATATCGGATGTGTACAATGTGAGTGTGTGGTCTGTAGCAGGGGGTCAAGTTTTGTTTAACACAGGCATAGGCCTTGGCTCTGTTGCCTCCTTAGCCTCCTACATGCCCCAGTCCAACAACTGTCTCAGTGATGCCTTTCTCGTGTCTGTGATAAACTTGCTCACTTTGTTGATTGTCACATCTTTCAACTTCTCTGTCCTGGGCTTCTGGGCGACAATCATCACACATCGCTGCTGTGAGAG GAATGCTGAAATACTTTTAAAGCTGATAAACCTAGGGAAACTGCCTCCTGACGCCAGGCCCCCTCTCGACCTGCTTGACAACCCAACCTCCATCTACAACACCTGGTTCAATGGCCTTCCCCAGCACATCAAAAGCATGGTTCTCCGCGAGGTGACTGAATGCAACATAGAGACTCAGTTTCTTAAG GCTAGCGAGGGCCCAAAGTTTGTATTCCTGTCTTTTGTTGAAGCCatgtccttccttcctctgtctgTCTTCTGGTCTTTTATCTTCTTCCTGATGTTGCTGACCATGGGGCTGAGCAGCGCAATAGGGATTATGCAGGGCATCGTTACTCCACTCCAGGACAACTTCTCTTTCTTCAGGAAACATACAAAGCTGCTCATAG TGGGACTCTTTCTGCTCATGTTCGCGTGCGGCCTCTTCTTCACTCAACCTTCAGGCAGCCACTTCATCAAACTGCTGAGTAACCACTGGATAGTCTTCCCCATCATCGTCATTGCCATATTTGAAACCATGGCTGTATCCTGGGCCTATGGGGCCAGGAG GTTCCTTGCAGACCTGACGATCCTGTTGGGCCACCCCATCTCTCCCATCTATGGTTGGCTGTGGCCTTGTGTGTGTCCAGTTGTGCTGCTTATCCTGTTTGTGACCGTGATGGTTCGTCTTTGTATGAAGCCGATCACCTACATGTCCTGGGACTCAAGCACT TCAAAAGAGGTGCTTCGACTATACCCACCATGGGCACTGCTCTTGATGATCACCCTTTTTGCCATTGTCATCTTCCCCATCCCTGCATACTTTGTATACTGCCTCATACATAGGATTCCCTTCAGGCCCAAGAGCAGAGACAGGCCTATTACAGCCTCCACATCCCTATCCCTAAGTCACCAGCTAACACCCAGTAAAGAGgttcaaaaggaagaaattctaCAAGGTGATGAAACAAAGTACCCATCAACCTCTCATGTGACTTCTTAA